From the Marinobacter sp. es.048 genome, the window ATTACATCCTCATCGATTGCCCCCCATCACTCAGCCTGTTGACGGTAAATGCCCTCTCGGCGGCAGACTCTGTGCTCATTCCGATGCAGTGTGAGTACTATGCGCTGGAGGGGTTGGCGGCGCTGATGAACACCGTTGAGCAGATCCAGGAGACGGTTAACCCGAATCTGCAGGTGGAAGGCATTCTGCGCACCATGTACGACCCGCGCAACAGTCTCACTCTGGACGTTTCCGGCCAGCTGAGCGAGTACTTCGGCGACAAGGTCTACCGTGCGGTGATTCCGCGCAACGTTCGTCTGGCAGAGGCACCGAGCTACGGCGTGCCGGCCCTGAAGTACGACCGGGCCTCCAAGGGGGCTATTGCTTACCTGGCCCTTGCCGGCGAGATGGTTCGTCGTCATGGCTCAAAAAAGACATCCGCGCCGGTTGCGGTGTAACATACCGCCCTGTCACTCACTTAAGCACAACGATTTTCAACGGGAAGAATGACTGACACCATGGCGGCGAAGAAACGAGGATTGGGTGAACGTGGATTGGGCGCCCTGCTGGCGGGCTCCAAGGTCAATCTTGACCAGGAGCTGAAAGACCACGATGGTGAGCTCCGCGAAGTCCCCATTGATCTGATCCAGCGTGGCCGTTATCAGCCCCGGCGTGACATGGACCCTGCCGCCCTGCAGGAACTGGCCGACTCCATTCGTCAGCAAGGGGTGATGCAGCCGGTGGTGGTTCGTCCCATCGCTGAGGGCCGTTACGAGCTGATCGCCGGTGAGCGACGCTGGCGGGCCACCCAGATGGCCGGCCTGGACAGCATCCCTGCCATCATCCGGGATGTCCCCGATGAAGCCGCCATCGCCATGGCGCTGATCGAGAACATCCAGCGTGAAAACCTCAACCCCATTGAAGAAGCCTTCGCCCTCCAGCGCCTGCAGGACGAATTTGGCCTGACCCAGGCCCAGGTGGCCGAAGCCGTTGGCAAATCCCGTACGACCATTACCAACCTGCTACGACTGATCGGTTTGTCTGAAGACGTTCGTATTATGCTCGAACATGGCGACCTGGAAATGGGCCATGGCCGGGCGATGCTGACATTGGCGCCGGAACTGCAGATGCAGGTAGCCAAACAGGTGGTGGCCAAGTCTCTGTCGGTTCGACAGACT encodes:
- a CDS encoding ParA family protein translates to MARVIAVTNQKGGVGKTTTCVNLAASLAATKRRVLLVDMDPQGNATMGSGVDKNTLELSGYDMLTKRASAAEVIIPAEASGFDILPANGDLTAAEVELMNEIGREHRLRLALNTVRDNYDYILIDCPPSLSLLTVNALSAADSVLIPMQCEYYALEGLAALMNTVEQIQETVNPNLQVEGILRTMYDPRNSLTLDVSGQLSEYFGDKVYRAVIPRNVRLAEAPSYGVPALKYDRASKGAIAYLALAGEMVRRHGSKKTSAPVAV
- a CDS encoding ParB/RepB/Spo0J family partition protein — its product is MAAKKRGLGERGLGALLAGSKVNLDQELKDHDGELREVPIDLIQRGRYQPRRDMDPAALQELADSIRQQGVMQPVVVRPIAEGRYELIAGERRWRATQMAGLDSIPAIIRDVPDEAAIAMALIENIQRENLNPIEEAFALQRLQDEFGLTQAQVAEAVGKSRTTITNLLRLIGLSEDVRIMLEHGDLEMGHGRAMLTLAPELQMQVAKQVVAKSLSVRQTEALVRRVQQETPDSKSRKKGVVDPNIRALQDDLAERLGARVSIDHGQRGKGKLVIEYSSLDELDGILGHIK